GACCTGTTCCGGCTCGCCGACCTCGGTTTGCTCGAACGCCGCCGCGTCGGGCGGCGCAGCTACTTGTTCTGGCCACCCCCGGACCTGGCCGACCGAATACGTTCCGCTCCGTCCGAGAAGACGGCGTCTTGATTCGGTCGGTCCGCATCCGCGGTTTCAAGTGCTTTCGCGACGCAGAATTCCGTTTCCCCGGACACGCCGTGCTGACCGGCTCGAACGACGCCGGCAAGACCACGCTGCTGCAGGCGATCGCGTCCTGGGCGCTCGCCTTGCGGCGCTGGCGCGAGCTTGGCGACTTCGGGCGCCGCAACGGCTACCGGCGGGCGCCGATCGCCCGGCAGGCGCTCGTCACGGTGCCGCTGCGCAGCTTCGACCTGCTGTGGCACGACCGCGGTTACCGTGGAGCGATCGAGGTCGAGCTGTGCCACGATAGCGGCTGGTCGGTGGCCATGGAGTTCATCCCCGACACGACGGAGCAGATCTACGTCCGCCCCCGGCGTGACGCACCCGCCGACACGTTGCGAGAAGTCGATCTGGACGCGGTCTTCATTCCACCGATGACCGGAGTTGGACTGGCGGAACCGTTGCTGATGCCGCCAAAGGTCGAGCAATCTCTCGGCCTTGGCCGGCCGGGAGAAGTGCTACGCAACCTGCTCGCCGACACTTGCTTAAACGAGCCCGCATGGGGCGCCCTGCAGGCGACCATCGGTACGCTGTTCGGCTATCGGCTGCTGCGCCCGGAAACCGACATCGCGGACATTGTCGCGGACTACGTGAGAGATGGGTCGCAAGTGCGGCTGGACATCACGGGCGCGGGCGGCGGCTTCCAACAGGTGCTCCTGCTGCTGGCGTTGCTCAACACCCGCCCCGGCGCCGTGCTGTTGCTGGACAACCCGGACACCCACCTGCATCCAACCCTGCAGGTTGCCACCTACCGCGAACTGAGAAGCGCGGCGGACCGTTACGGCTCGCAGATCATCGCCACCACCCACTCCGAAGCACTCATCAACGCCACCGAGCCACACGAACGGATTGCGATGAAGGACTTCCGGCGGCGGCCGATGGGATCAGATCCGCTTCGGGGGACGTAACAGGAGCATGCCGTAACCGTAAGCTCGATGCCGGCCCACGCCTCCTCTCAGCCGCCTCGAAAGAACCTCCGGCCTGTCCACTGAGAAAACGCCCTGCAAGGTCGCGTCAGGGCCCTCCGGACCCGGGCCATCGCCGCGTACCGTACGGCTGCGGATGAATGAAGAAAGGCGGCACTCTTCCAGGGTTGCGGCGCCTTCCAGCCGCTCCGCCAGCCATGCGGTGTAGACTGCCTCGCGGCGCATGCCATTCTGATTGGCGTGCGCCCTGTGCGCGCGCCAGCCGTCAGGGAAACGCTGCAGTATGGCCAGCCGGAATGCGTCAACTTCTCGTCCTTGCGCTATGACGCGGCCGTTCTGGGTGTCGTGTAGATCGTGCCTCAACCGACGTACTGGGCGTACGCGGAGATCGAACCCGAGCCGGCGCCCGGAGTCGAAGAGAGTTGGCATCGGCTTCGAACGCAACCCGATTGGATTGAGCGGTGCAAGGCAGTCAGGGGGAGCCACCGCTGCGGCCACTTTCAGCAGTTCTCCTCGGTCGACATCAGCGTACGCATAAAGCGATGCGGCCCGCCGCCGCTCGGACCAGAACAAGCGGAACGGTTGGAGCGCGCGTTTACCGAACATTGCCGCCAGTAAGATGTGCAGCGCAAAGTCCGGATCGAACGATCCGCGTCGGAGCAGGCCACGCTCGCCAGCCCAGCGATTGAATTCGCGCATGTCTATTGGAGCGTGGATCAGATACACCGGATCAACCGTCCGTTGGCGCTGTGACGACGCGGCCTTCACACACCGCGCGAGCACCGCCGTGCAGGCCGGTCAACCAGTTGCGCTCGTCGGTCTGGTAGAATGTCCGATCGGCATCGAACGTTCCCTCCGTCGCCGGCCAGAGTGCGCGGAGCGTCCCGGACG
The genomic region above belongs to Spirochaetaceae bacterium and contains:
- a CDS encoding AAA family ATPase, whose amino-acid sequence is MIRSVRIRGFKCFRDAEFRFPGHAVLTGSNDAGKTTLLQAIASWALALRRWRELGDFGRRNGYRRAPIARQALVTVPLRSFDLLWHDRGYRGAIEVELCHDSGWSVAMEFIPDTTEQIYVRPRRDAPADTLREVDLDAVFIPPMTGVGLAEPLLMPPKVEQSLGLGRPGEVLRNLLADTCLNEPAWGALQATIGTLFGYRLLRPETDIADIVADYVRDGSQVRLDITGAGGGFQQVLLLLALLNTRPGAVLLLDNPDTHLHPTLQVATYRELRSAADRYGSQIIATTHSEALINATEPHERIAMKDFRRRPMGSDPLRGT
- a CDS encoding type I-E CRISPR-associated protein Cas6/Cse3/CasE, which produces MYLIHAPIDMREFNRWAGERGLLRRGSFDPDFALHILLAAMFGKRALQPFRLFWSERRRAASLYAYADVDRGELLKVAAAVAPPDCLAPLNPIGLRSKPMPTLFDSGRRLGFDLRVRPVRRLRHDLHDTQNGRVIAQGREVDAFRLAILQRFPDGWRAHRAHANQNGMRREAVYTAWLAERLEGAATLEECRLSSFIRSRTVRGDGPGPEGPDATLQGVFSVDRPEVLSRRLRGGVGRHRAYGYGMLLLRPPKRI